From one Leptospira kanakyensis genomic stretch:
- the panD gene encoding aspartate 1-decarboxylase has protein sequence MIITVCKGKIHRAVVTEAELHYEGSLTVDQDLMDLAGMRPYEQVSVVNVNNGARFETYLIVGERGSGTICLNGAAARLGMKGDKVIIITYGQVVEKELSADYKPKVVFVDENNRPKKA, from the coding sequence ATGATCATCACTGTTTGCAAAGGCAAAATCCACAGAGCCGTCGTCACTGAGGCGGAACTCCACTACGAAGGTAGCCTCACCGTCGACCAAGACCTTATGGATTTGGCCGGAATGAGACCTTATGAACAAGTCAGCGTAGTGAACGTAAATAATGGAGCTCGGTTTGAAACCTACCTCATCGTGGGAGAACGCGGTTCGGGGACCATTTGTTTGAATGGGGCCGCTGCAAGGCTTGGGATGAAAGGGGACAAAGTCATCATCATCACTTATGGCCAGGTGGTGGAAAAAGAGCTTTCCGCAGATTACAAACCCAAGGTAGTCTTCGTAGACGAGAACAATCGCCCGAAAAAAGCCTAA